A single region of the Nitrospiraceae bacterium genome encodes:
- a CDS encoding AraC family transcriptional regulator: protein MDVLSEVLKAVKLDGAMFFNAEFSAPWCFRSPASRTLAPYLSSDFRHVIIYHLLTEGRGYAQVEGDDRPVSLNAGDIVIFPHGDPHIMRNGWSVEPVDNEEEVQRILSQGLKVSRLGGGGEITKFICGYMACDPQLSEVFLGGLPPVMKVNIRNDASGQWLENSLRYSVDNADASIPGGETVLAKLSEVLFVETLRRYIALLPHEQTGWLAGVRDPEVGKALALLHRKPGDPWTIASLASEVGISRSVLAERFRRYLSEAPIAYLTRWRLQLGAQMLASTNNSVLQIAAEVGYESEPSFNRAFKREFGLPPARFRSQSKSARNSAARQAPEKGHHNTKR from the coding sequence ATGGATGTCCTGTCCGAAGTCCTCAAGGCCGTCAAGCTCGATGGAGCTATGTTTTTCAACGCGGAGTTCTCCGCGCCCTGGTGCTTCCGATCGCCCGCTTCTCGCACCCTGGCTCCCTACCTTTCATCGGACTTCAGACATGTAATCATCTATCACCTGCTAACAGAGGGCCGCGGCTATGCGCAGGTCGAGGGAGATGACCGGCCGGTTTCTCTGAATGCAGGGGACATCGTCATCTTTCCACACGGCGATCCACACATCATGAGAAACGGTTGGTCCGTCGAACCGGTGGACAACGAAGAAGAGGTGCAACGAATTCTCTCGCAGGGCCTCAAGGTCTCCCGCCTGGGCGGCGGTGGAGAGATCACCAAGTTTATCTGTGGCTACATGGCCTGCGACCCGCAACTGAGCGAGGTTTTCCTTGGGGGGCTGCCACCCGTTATGAAAGTGAACATCCGGAACGATGCCTCAGGCCAATGGCTGGAAAACTCGCTACGCTATTCGGTGGATAATGCAGATGCGTCTATTCCCGGCGGGGAAACCGTGCTCGCCAAGTTGTCCGAAGTCTTATTCGTCGAAACACTGCGACGCTATATCGCGCTGCTTCCCCATGAACAAACCGGATGGCTCGCCGGTGTCCGCGACCCGGAAGTTGGAAAGGCTTTGGCCCTGCTGCATCGCAAGCCAGGCGATCCTTGGACGATCGCGTCACTCGCGAGCGAGGTAGGCATTTCGCGCTCGGTACTGGCTGAGCGTTTTCGGCGCTATCTCTCGGAGGCCCCTATTGCCTACTTGACACGCTGGCGGCTTCAGCTCGGCGCACAAATGCTTGCATCGACAAACAATAGCGTCTTGCAAATTGCTGCGGAGGTTGGCTACGAATCGGAGCCATCCTTTAACCGTGCTTTCAAGCGTGAGTTCGGTCTCCCCCCAGCGCGATTCCGAAGCCAATCGAAATCGGCTCGCAACAGCGCCGCCCGCCAGGCACCGGAAAAGGGACACCACAACACAAAACGATGA
- a CDS encoding antibiotic biosynthesis monooxygenase has protein sequence MLSLGFFVRLEAKPGKEKETAAFLKQGLEMANQETTTPLWFALRLGPSTFGVFDVFHDESGRQAHFNGPIAKALMANAPNLLAVAPSIEKIEVLGAKLSQEVVVS, from the coding sequence ATGCTGTCACTTGGATTCTTTGTGCGACTTGAAGCGAAACCGGGGAAGGAAAAAGAGACCGCCGCCTTCCTAAAACAAGGTCTTGAAATGGCAAATCAGGAAACGACCACCCCGCTGTGGTTCGCGCTGCGCCTGGGCCCATCCACGTTCGGCGTATTCGATGTGTTTCACGATGAGTCAGGAAGGCAAGCTCACTTCAACGGGCCCATTGCCAAAGCACTCATGGCCAACGCCCCAAATCTGTTGGCCGTGGCGCCTTCTATAGAAAAAATAGAGGTTCTGGGAGCAAAGCTTTCGCAGGAGGTGGTCGTGTCCTAA
- a CDS encoding class I SAM-dependent methyltransferase, with product MSTSALSPEVESLKARLKRIWMAGDYDRFSRYLEGSARDFYERLNIVPGCRLLDVGCGSGQVALMAAKDGLAVTGVDIASNLIERARARTQAEGLRARFEEADAEALPFEDASFDVVTSLIGAMFAPRPELVAKELLRVCEPGGTIAMANWTPQGFVGQMFKTVSTFIAPSGMPSPVLWGDEATVRERLGKGLSDLSLIRRHYTFSYPFPPAEVAEHFRLYYGPTNQAFASLDIDGREGLRKELEALWSSHNRAGTDCTTVFAEYLEVIGTRA from the coding sequence ATGTCGACAAGTGCACTATCACCAGAAGTGGAGAGTCTGAAGGCTCGGCTCAAAAGGATCTGGATGGCCGGGGACTACGATCGATTCTCGCGCTATTTGGAAGGCAGTGCGCGGGATTTTTACGAGCGCCTCAATATCGTGCCCGGGTGCCGATTGTTGGACGTGGGTTGTGGCTCCGGTCAGGTGGCGTTAATGGCCGCGAAAGATGGTCTGGCGGTGACCGGGGTGGACATCGCCAGCAATTTGATCGAGCGGGCACGGGCGCGTACGCAAGCAGAGGGTCTCCGGGCTCGATTCGAAGAAGCCGATGCAGAGGCACTTCCCTTCGAGGATGCAAGCTTCGACGTGGTGACGAGCTTGATCGGGGCGATGTTCGCCCCGAGGCCTGAACTTGTAGCGAAGGAATTGCTGCGAGTGTGTGAGCCGGGGGGGACCATTGCCATGGCCAATTGGACTCCACAAGGTTTCGTCGGTCAGATGTTCAAGACGGTGTCGACCTTCATTGCGCCATCCGGGATGCCGTCGCCGGTTTTGTGGGGCGATGAGGCTACGGTTCGTGAACGACTCGGCAAGGGACTGTCGGATCTCAGTCTGATCAGGCGGCACTATACGTTCAGTTATCCCTTTCCTCCGGCAGAGGTAGCGGAACATTTCCGTCTCTACTATGGACCAACTAATCAGGCATTTGCGTCTCTCGACATCGACGGCCGTGAGGGTCTTCGAAAGGAACTCGAAGCGCTCTGGTCATCTCACAATCGAGCCGGAACGGACTGTACGACGGTTTTCGCTGAATATCTAGAAGTGATTGGCACTCGCGCGTGA
- the ltaE gene encoding low-specificity L-threonine aldolase, whose product MIDLRSDTVTKPSDAMRKAMARAEVGDDVYGEDPTVNRLQDMAAAMLGKKAALFVPSGTMANQLSIRIQTQPGQEVIVESKSHIVRYEQGAAGALSGVQLHWVTGERGIMTAEQIEAAIRPKDPYSIRTALICLENTHNAGGGTIYPLSTIERIREVALRHGIPMHLDGARLFNAIAATTLPPTSYAQNFETVSLCLSKGLGAPVGSLILTNDSTLIERARRFRRMYGGGMRQAGILAAAGIYALEHNIGRLKEDHDNAKRLARKLQQIPSISVNLQHVDTNIVIFDVVNHRHSPTALVTALKQEGVLINAIGGNSFRAVTHLDVSAKQIDEAAEIFVRVLGS is encoded by the coding sequence GTGATCGACTTGCGCAGCGATACGGTCACCAAGCCGTCCGATGCGATGCGCAAGGCCATGGCGCGTGCCGAGGTCGGCGATGATGTCTATGGAGAAGATCCCACCGTGAATCGACTCCAGGACATGGCCGCGGCCATGCTGGGGAAAAAAGCGGCGCTCTTCGTCCCATCTGGCACGATGGCGAATCAACTCTCGATCCGGATTCAAACGCAACCGGGCCAGGAAGTGATCGTGGAGAGTAAGAGCCACATCGTGCGCTATGAACAGGGCGCCGCTGGGGCGCTTTCCGGCGTGCAGCTCCACTGGGTGACCGGCGAGCGTGGCATCATGACGGCGGAGCAGATCGAAGCAGCGATCCGCCCGAAAGACCCCTATTCCATCAGGACGGCCCTGATTTGTTTGGAGAACACGCACAACGCCGGCGGAGGTACGATTTACCCGCTCTCGACGATCGAACGGATTCGCGAGGTCGCCCTCCGCCACGGCATCCCCATGCACCTGGATGGGGCGCGGTTATTTAACGCCATTGCGGCCACGACATTGCCGCCGACGTCCTACGCCCAGAACTTTGAGACAGTGTCGCTCTGCCTTTCCAAGGGACTCGGTGCGCCGGTCGGTTCGCTGATCCTCACAAACGATTCAACATTAATCGAGAGAGCCAGACGGTTTCGCCGCATGTATGGCGGAGGGATGAGGCAGGCCGGGATTCTGGCTGCGGCGGGAATTTATGCTCTTGAGCATAACATCGGCCGCTTGAAGGAAGATCATGACAATGCGAAGCGGCTGGCCCGGAAACTTCAGCAGATCCCGTCCATCTCCGTCAATCTGCAACACGTGGACACCAACATCGTGATTTTCGACGTCGTCAATCACCGCCACTCTCCCACCGCGCTCGTCACAGCCCTCAAACAGGAAGGGGTCTTGATCAATGCGATCGGAGGCAATAGTTTTCGCGCCGTCACCCATCTCGACGTTTCCGCTAAACAGATCGATGAGGCGGCTGAAATCTTCGTACGGGTCTTGGGGAGCTGA
- a CDS encoding carboxymuconolactone decarboxylase family protein has protein sequence MYDMKNLVKLKNLEAHAPEATKAFWAFDKASWADGAIPKKYKELIAVAVALTIQCPYCIELHAGRARDAGASEPEVAEAVLAAAALRAGGAITHGTHALKGI, from the coding sequence ATGTACGACATGAAGAATCTTGTCAAGTTGAAGAATTTGGAGGCTCATGCGCCAGAGGCGACGAAAGCGTTTTGGGCCTTCGACAAGGCATCCTGGGCGGACGGCGCGATTCCGAAAAAGTATAAGGAACTGATCGCCGTGGCTGTTGCGCTGACGATCCAGTGCCCCTACTGCATCGAACTCCATGCGGGAAGAGCGAGAGACGCGGGAGCGTCGGAACCGGAGGTCGCCGAAGCCGTCTTGGCCGCGGCGGCCTTGCGCGCCGGCGGGGCGATCACCCATGGCACCCATGCCCTGAAGGGAATCTGA
- a CDS encoding glutamate-5-semialdehyde dehydrogenase, which yields MPEVPVKLYMDKLLKQVRTVTRQIAMLSGPVKEKALRQMADRIETDKEKIVAANEQDVEAVGKSFAGEANKDRMKTAVARVRVTADDIKEMAERLRAIADLPDPVGAVTKRWEQPDGLQVSRVRVPIGVIGVVSEMKPLVTVETIALCLKAGNVCVFRGAPEWGQTHQVIGAGIREAAGQAGVPPGAWILVERPEKEVAVELIRAGKSLDAIIPRGGPGLRKAVLEQAKMPVLCHDGGLTHLYVDAEADLPMVQNLVVNSKVQWAEAANSLDTLLVQQVIARQFLPALINRLLVEFKVQVRGCSKTVALMGQMPISGHTSITPAADEDWDKQFQAPVLAVKMVVNMEEAMAHIAEHGPCLTAVIATARYDSAMRFTREVDASAVLVNASSRLNAGDSYGAGTDIGLSTSRIHAKGPIGLEQLTCEKYVAFGTGQLRLPHPVPETYFDAIMLKRP from the coding sequence ATGCCTGAAGTTCCAGTTAAATTATATATGGATAAGTTATTGAAACAGGTGAGAACTGTCACGAGGCAGATCGCGATGCTGTCAGGCCCGGTCAAAGAAAAGGCTCTGCGGCAAATGGCAGATCGAATTGAGACGGACAAGGAGAAAATTGTCGCGGCGAATGAACAGGATGTCGAGGCTGTAGGGAAGTCCTTTGCTGGGGAGGCGAACAAGGATCGGATGAAGACAGCCGTCGCCCGTGTCCGGGTGACGGCGGACGATATTAAGGAAATGGCCGAGCGGCTCCGTGCTATTGCCGATCTGCCGGATCCGGTGGGAGCGGTGACGAAACGGTGGGAGCAGCCTGACGGACTACAAGTAAGTCGGGTCCGTGTGCCGATCGGGGTGATTGGGGTAGTTTCCGAAATGAAACCCCTCGTTACGGTGGAAACCATCGCCCTCTGTCTCAAAGCGGGGAACGTCTGTGTCTTTCGCGGGGCGCCTGAGTGGGGACAAACCCATCAAGTCATCGGTGCCGGGATTCGAGAAGCAGCGGGACAGGCCGGTGTCCCACCGGGAGCGTGGATTCTGGTGGAGCGTCCGGAGAAAGAGGTAGCGGTCGAACTGATTCGAGCCGGCAAGAGTCTCGATGCGATCATTCCACGAGGCGGGCCGGGGCTACGCAAGGCGGTGCTCGAACAGGCCAAGATGCCGGTGCTCTGCCACGATGGAGGACTCACGCACCTCTATGTGGATGCGGAGGCCGACTTACCCATGGTCCAAAACCTAGTTGTGAATTCCAAGGTGCAATGGGCCGAGGCGGCGAATTCGCTCGACACGTTGCTTGTGCAACAGGTAATTGCCCGGCAATTCCTGCCGGCGCTGATCAATCGTCTGCTCGTCGAATTCAAAGTTCAGGTGCGGGGCTGTTCGAAGACCGTGGCTCTCATGGGACAAATGCCGATCAGCGGACATACCTCTATTACGCCGGCAGCGGACGAGGATTGGGACAAGCAGTTCCAGGCACCGGTGTTGGCGGTCAAGATGGTCGTCAACATGGAGGAGGCCATGGCCCACATTGCCGAGCACGGGCCCTGTCTGACCGCGGTCATTGCCACGGCGCGCTATGACTCAGCCATGCGATTCACGCGCGAAGTTGATGCAAGCGCCGTGCTGGTCAACGCTTCCTCGCGCCTCAACGCCGGGGACAGTTATGGGGCTGGCACCGACATCGGGCTTAGCACGTCACGTATCCATGCGAAAGGACCGATCGGCCTGGAGCAATTGACTTGTGAAAAGTATGTCGCGTTTGGGACGGGACAGTTGCGCTTACCCCATCCGGTTCCTGAGACCTACTTTGACGCGATCATGCTGAAAAGGCCGTGA
- a CDS encoding MFS transporter, with amino-acid sequence MTTLRESFQSLTNAKSEEVVPLAWAFLYFFFLLCGYYILRPVRDEMAIEGGVQHLPWMFTGTFVTLLAVTPLFGYLSARVPRHRLLLAVYLFFAANLIGFFAMMMSHVTPEWTARVFFVWLSVFNLFVVSVFWSFMADLFTPEQGARLFAVIAAGGSTGAMTGPLLTAGLTFVVPVASLMLISVGFLIACCTCIHHLERWSRQHRIAPVGQRGEPIGGSIWGGVRLALTSPYLLGICLYLFCLTTTATFVYLEQAKLVGLQIPTPEARTRLFAIIDLAVNVIAFITQAFVTGRMVSALGLGAALVFLPIVSVIGFGAIGLMPVLVVFILFTVVRRVGEYAISKPAREVLFTVVSREEKYKAKNFIDTAIARGGDAATGWIVNGVKAIGATTTQLAWMLVPIAVLWGWLGWSLAGQEERRRRKQVAYE; translated from the coding sequence ATGACCACCTTGCGGGAATCCTTCCAGTCGTTGACGAATGCCAAGTCGGAAGAAGTCGTCCCACTGGCATGGGCCTTCCTCTATTTCTTTTTCCTTCTGTGCGGCTATTACATCCTGCGGCCGGTGCGCGATGAGATGGCGATAGAAGGAGGGGTGCAACACTTGCCCTGGATGTTCACCGGTACGTTCGTCACGCTGCTCGCAGTCACGCCGCTGTTTGGGTACCTCTCCGCCCGGGTGCCGCGGCATCGGCTATTGCTCGCGGTGTACCTGTTCTTCGCGGCCAACCTGATCGGCTTCTTTGCCATGATGATGAGCCATGTCACGCCCGAATGGACGGCGCGCGTATTTTTCGTGTGGCTCTCGGTATTCAACCTCTTTGTCGTGTCGGTGTTCTGGAGCTTTATGGCGGATCTATTTACACCGGAACAGGGCGCACGACTGTTCGCCGTCATTGCGGCAGGTGGAAGCACCGGTGCCATGACAGGTCCTCTCCTGACGGCAGGGCTGACATTTGTCGTCCCGGTTGCGTCACTGATGCTGATCTCAGTAGGATTTCTCATTGCCTGCTGTACCTGTATCCATCATCTGGAACGATGGTCGCGACAACATCGCATAGCTCCGGTGGGACAAAGGGGTGAGCCGATCGGAGGAAGCATCTGGGGCGGTGTTCGTCTGGCGCTTACGTCACCCTATCTCCTGGGAATCTGTCTGTATTTGTTTTGTCTGACGACGACGGCGACGTTTGTCTATCTGGAACAGGCGAAGCTCGTCGGCCTGCAGATCCCGACACCGGAAGCGCGAACTCGCCTCTTCGCCATCATCGATCTCGCGGTCAACGTCATCGCCTTCATTACGCAGGCGTTCGTGACGGGCCGCATGGTTAGTGCACTCGGGCTAGGGGCGGCGCTCGTATTTCTTCCAATCGTCAGCGTGATCGGATTCGGCGCAATCGGGCTCATGCCCGTTCTGGTGGTGTTCATTCTGTTCACGGTCGTGCGTCGTGTAGGGGAATACGCCATCTCAAAACCGGCGCGCGAAGTGCTGTTTACGGTCGTCAGCCGCGAGGAAAAATACAAAGCCAAAAACTTCATCGATACGGCAATTGCACGCGGCGGCGATGCTGCCACAGGCTGGATCGTCAACGGCGTGAAAGCAATCGGGGCCACGACCACTCAGCTGGCCTGGATGCTCGTGCCGATCGCGGTTCTGTGGGGATGGCTTGGTTGGAGTTTAGCGGGTCAAGAAGAGCGGCGCAGGAGAAAACAAGTCGCTTACGAATGA
- a CDS encoding class I SAM-dependent methyltransferase, which translates to MPRESNDGIRRTLHDHLSWWGLKHFTSDAEYFGWQRENLSSADLNRLNQQVERKRAGDCQDEIAFYDLTADPRILPVLYSQRYEYYREISSRVAAHVKEAKTILDFGCGVGILTTFYARQFPNKQFLGIDRSHRSMTMANEQAHKLNLTNVRFECIDIECESLSGLYDLIVATHAIVQAEQDPGIPSQSWQTFERAREAREQSEFEQRTGIGVRLDRLAGALAANGHMCVFEKTRQLARRIPLQRAFAARGLRLLEKPEPIRYSVIEDVADDGPFYVLTKGQGNGIAWNELPEPDEGAPFDRANSKPASTDPDTPLYENHCPSAQGVWQGLKGKEISKETTRQEQGGRQFHVELGTSEQLSYLYCANTFDQRQLVIVEPARAAMLETYYQEIIRNASWPQLKTTRARWC; encoded by the coding sequence GTGCCTCGTGAATCGAACGACGGGATACGAAGGACACTTCACGATCACCTTTCTTGGTGGGGCCTCAAGCATTTCACATCTGATGCAGAGTACTTCGGGTGGCAACGGGAGAACCTTTCTTCAGCGGATCTGAATCGTCTCAACCAGCAGGTCGAGCGAAAGCGGGCAGGAGATTGTCAGGATGAAATCGCCTTCTATGACCTGACTGCCGATCCGCGTATCTTGCCGGTCCTCTACAGCCAACGCTACGAGTATTACCGCGAAATCAGTTCACGCGTGGCCGCACATGTCAAAGAGGCCAAGACCATTCTGGACTTCGGCTGCGGCGTCGGCATTCTGACCACGTTCTACGCCAGGCAATTTCCCAACAAACAATTTCTCGGTATCGACCGCTCCCACCGCTCAATGACTATGGCGAATGAGCAAGCACATAAGCTGAATCTGACGAATGTCCGCTTCGAGTGCATCGATATAGAGTGTGAATCTCTTTCCGGATTGTATGATCTCATCGTTGCGACCCATGCGATTGTCCAAGCTGAACAGGATCCTGGAATTCCCAGTCAGAGCTGGCAGACTTTTGAGCGTGCGCGTGAGGCTCGGGAACAATCGGAGTTCGAACAGCGAACGGGAATTGGCGTGCGACTTGATCGGCTTGCGGGGGCCCTAGCGGCGAACGGCCATATGTGTGTTTTCGAGAAGACCAGGCAGCTCGCGCGGCGCATACCATTGCAACGAGCCTTCGCGGCGCGCGGTCTTCGTCTATTGGAGAAGCCGGAGCCAATTCGCTACTCAGTGATTGAGGACGTGGCGGACGACGGTCCATTTTATGTCCTGACCAAAGGACAGGGGAATGGCATCGCGTGGAATGAGCTGCCGGAACCGGACGAAGGCGCGCCATTTGATCGGGCGAATTCGAAACCTGCGTCAACCGATCCTGACACGCCACTCTACGAAAACCATTGCCCCTCAGCTCAGGGAGTTTGGCAAGGGCTGAAAGGAAAGGAGATTTCGAAGGAAACGACACGACAAGAACAGGGCGGCCGCCAATTTCATGTCGAACTCGGAACCTCGGAACAGCTGTCCTATCTTTATTGCGCTAACACCTTCGACCAACGACAGTTGGTGATTGTCGAACCAGCCCGAGCCGCGATGCTCGAAACCTATTATCAGGAAATCATCCGCAACGCTTCCTGGCCGCAGCTCAAAACTACTCGTGCCAGATGGTGCTGA